CCGACCTGGGCGCCGCGCAGCGCGAGGCCGCCGCTTACGAGCGCGCGCTTCCCGAGGCCCTGGCCGCCGAGGCGCGCGCGGCCCTCGGCGCTGGGCAGGACGAGGCGGCCTTTCAGGCGGCGCAGCGTGCCCTCGACCTCGACCCCGCTTCGGAAGACGCCGCCGCCGTGTTGATGCGCGCCTACCACCTGCGCCGTCAGGCGGTGGGCGTCCAGCGGGTTTACGCGGCGCTGACCGAGGCCCTGGCGGAACTCGGCCTCAGTCCCTCACCCGAGTTCCAGATCCTGCGCCAGGTGCTCGGGGGTGAGGGAGGCCCGTCGCCGAGCACTCGGCTGTCCAGTACCCGCCTGTGAGCCCGGCGGTGAGGGCTGTGACCTCGCCGTAACGCCCTCCCGTTACAGTCCGCGCCATGACTCAACCCAGCCCCTCTTCCACCGAGACCCGGGTGGCCCTCGTCACTGGCGGTACCAGCGGCATCGGGCTGGCGATCGCCGAGCGCCTGACCCGCGACGGCCTGCGGGTGGCTGTCCTTGATCTCGACCGCCCGCAGGCCCGCGTGGTGGCCGCCGAGCGTGGCCTGGCCTTCATCGGCGCCGATCTCGCGCGCCGCGAGGACTGCCGCCGGGCGGTGGAGGAGACCGTGGTGGCCCTGGGCGGCCTCGACGTGCTCGTGAACAACGCCGGCTTTCAGCACATCGACCCGGTGCGCGACTTTCCCGAAGACACCTGGGACACCATGCTGCACGTGATGCTCACCGCCCCCTTCTTGCTGAGCAAGTACGCCTGGGCGCACCTCACCCGCTCGGGCCAGGGCCGCATCATCAATGTCGCGAGCATCCACGGCCACGTGGCGAGCCCGTTCAAGAGTGCCTACGTCAGCGCCAAACACGGCCTGATCGGCCTGACCCGCACGGCGGCGCTCGAGGCGGGCGAGCAGGGGCTCACCGTCAACGCGATCTGTCCCGGTTATGTCCGCACGCCGCTCGTCGAGGGCCAGATCGCGGACCAGGCCCGCACGCGTGGCCTCTCACCTCAGGAGGTCGAGCAGAAGGTGATGCTCGAACCCGCCGCGATCAAGCGCCTGCTCGACCCGCAGGACGTGGCCGCCCTCGCGAGCTATGTCGCCAGTCCCGCCGCCTGGGGGATGACGGGCGCGGTGCTTGACCTTGACCTCGGCTGGACCGCGCGCTGAGTGGGGGCGCTGAGTGCGAGCAGGGTGCGATCACTGTGACACGCCTGTAACGGACAGAGCCATAATGACCCCACTTCAAATCCGAGTGTGCAAGGTGGCGTGGGCAGCCGGTGGGCGCCCAGGCCCCGAAAGGAGAACGATGCAGCGTCTGTCCCCCCTTCCTTCTGGCCTCCCCTGCGGGGCCACTTCATGACGAGCGTCGCTGGCCCGGCCCCCCAGCCCCGCGCCGCCGCGCACGCCGGGAGGCCGGTCGCGCTCGAAGCGCGGCGGCTCGTCAAGGACTTCCGGGGCTTTCGCGCGACCAACGAGGTCGACCTGCCGATTTTCGAGGGAGAGATCCACGCGATCATCGGCCCGAACGGGGCCGGTAAGACGACGCTCTTTAACCTGCTCTCGGGCTTCCTGAAACCCACGAGCGGCGAGGTCCACCTCTTCGGGGAGCGCATCGATACGCTCGAGCCGTACCAGATCGTGCGCCGCGGGCTGTCGCGCTCGTTTCAGATCAGCTCGGTGTTTCCGACGCTGACGGTGCTCGACAACGTCCTCGTCGCGCTCCAAAGTCCGACCGCCCTGCCCGGGCAATTCTGGACGCCGCTTTCGCGCCTGCGCGCCCTGACCCCGCAGGCGGAGGCGATTCTGGAAGACGTGGGACTTGGCAGTGCCCACACCCGGCTCGCCGCCGACCTCTCGCACGGCGAAAAGCGGCAGCTCGAAATCGGAATCTCGATGACCCAGAATCCCCGGGTGCTGCTGCTCGACGAGCCGACCTCGGGGATGGGCTCGGAGGGCATCCACCGCGTGATCGCCCTGGTGCGGCAGGTGGCGCGTGGGCGCACGGTGGTGCTGGTTGAGCACAACATGAGCGTGGTCTCGGAACTTGCCGACCACATCACGGTCCTCCAGTACGGCTCGGTGCTCGCGACCGGCTCGTACGACGAGGTGCGGCGTGACCCCCGCGTGATCGAGGCCTACCTCGGTGAGGAGGGCCACGCGTGAGTGTGCCGGCCCCCATCCCCACCGTGTCTCCTGCCACCCCAGGCGCCGCGCCGCTGCTCGAGGTTCGCAACCTCAACGCCTACTATGGCCAGAGCCACGTCCTGCACGACATCAACCTGCGCGTCCACCCCGGCGAGGTGGTCAGCCTGATTGGGCGCAACGGCGCCGGCAAGACCACCACCCTCAAATCCATCATGGGCGTGCTGCGCTCGCGTACCGGCCAGATCACCTTCGGCGGGCAGGACATCCTGCGGCTGCCCAGCAACCGCGTCGCCGCGCGTGGCGTGGCCTGGGTGCCGGAGGAGCGCGCGATCCTGAGCACGCTGAGCGTCAAGGAAAATCTCGAGCTTCCTCCCGTGCGGCCCGGAGGCTGGACCACCGAGCGTGCGTATCAGGCGTTCCCGGTGCTGCGCGAGCGCGGCCACCACCCTGGCTCGAAGCTCTCGGGCGGCGAGCAGCAGATGCTCGCGATGGTGCGGGTGCTGCGCTCCGGCCCGAAGCTGTTGCTGCTCGACGAGCCGAGCGAGGGCCTCGCGCCGGTGATTGTCCAGAGCATCGGGCGCATCATTGCCGAGCTGCAAAGGGAAGGACTCGCGGTGCTGCTCGTCGAGCAGAACCTTCGCTTCGCCACCCGCCTCGCTGACCGGCACTACGTCTTCGTCGATGGCAAAATCGTCGAGGAAGTCCAGCGCGATGAGGTGCCCGCCCGCCACGGTGACCTGCTGAGGTACCTCAGCGTGTAGCCGCGTCTGCTCTGGTCCGGCGGTACTTCCGCCCCCCTCACTTTTCCCGTCCACTCTCTTCCCCCGGAGGAACTCCCATGAAACGAACCCAACGCACCACCCTGACCCTCCTTGCCGGCCTGCTCGCCCTCGGAGCGGCCCAGGCCCAGAAGCTCAGCGACAACACCATCAAGATCGGTGTGCTCACCGACCTCTCCGGTGTGTACTCGGAAATCACCGGCCAGGGCAGTGTCAAGGCCGCCCAGATGGCTGCCGCCGACTTCATGAAGGCGAACAAGTCCTACGCCGGTAAGGTGCAGGTCGTGGGCGTCGACCACCAGAACAAGGCCGATGTGGCTGCCAACAAGGCCTCGGAGATGATCGACCGCCAGAACGTCGACGTGTTGATGGACCTCCCGACATCCAGTGCGGCGCTCGCGGCCTCCAATGTCGCCAAGAGCAAGAAGGTTCCGGTGATGGTCGTGACTGGCGGCACCACGGCGCTGACCAACGAGAGCTGCAACAAGTACACCTTCCACTACGCCTACGACAACTACATGCTCGCCAACGGCACCGGCACCGCCGTGACCAAGCGCGGCGGCAACTCGTGGTACGTGATTTACCCCAACTACGCCTTCGGCCAGGACCTCAACCGTCAGATGACGGCGGCGATTCAGGAGAACAAGGGTAGACTCGCCGCGCCGAGCGACGCCACGCCCTTTCCCAACACCGACTTCTCCAGCTACCTGCTCAAGGCCCAGAGCCTCAAGCCCAAGGTCTTCGGGACCATGCAGGCGGGGGCGGATCTCGTGAACGTGGTCAAGCAGTACAACGAGTTCGGGCTGCGCAAGCAGGGCATCGGCCTCGGGATCGGGCTCCTGTTCGAAACAGATGTGTCGGCCCTCGGCCAGGACGCTTTTGCGGGTGCGCTCGCTACGGTGCCGTGGTTCTGGAACCTTGACGCCCGCTCACGTGTCTGGGCGCAGACCTTCGAGAAATCGTTCGGCAAGAAGCCCACCTGGGCGCAGGCTGGCGTGTACTCGGCCACCATGACCTACCTCCAGGCGGTGGCCCGCGCCAAGAGCGACGATGGCGACGCCGTGGTCAAGGCCCTCGAAGGCCACCGCTTTAGCGACTTCTTCGCCCGCAATGCCCAGATTCGCCCACAGGACCACCGCGTGATCCTGGACGTGTACACCGTGCAGGTCAAGAGCAAGGCCCAGGCGAAGGAGAACGGCGACTACTTCAGCCGCGTTGCCACCATCCCGGCCGCCCGCGCCTTCCAGCCACTCGCCGAGAGCAAGTGCAAGATGTAAATGGGGGGTCTGAGGGTTCAGGGGTCTCCGGGCCGCCTCATGGCCTGAGACTCCCTGAGTCCCTCTTTCCTTAGACCTGCTATGAATACGCAACTGCTGCTCATTCAAGTGTTCAACGGCCTGGTGAACGGCGCGTTCTACGCGCTGCTCTCACTGGGGCTCGCGGTGATCTTCGGAATGTTGAGGATCGTCAACTTCGCGCACGGCGCGCTCTACATGCTGGGGGCCTTCACGGCGTTCGCCCTCGGGCAGGCGTTCGGGCTGGGCTTCTGGCCGTCTTTGATCCTCGCGCCGCTGCTGGTGGGCGTGCTCGGGATGATCCTGGAGCGCACGCTGCTCTCGCGCCTCTACGGTCTGGAGTCGAGCTATAACTTGCTGCTGACTTTCGGTCTGACCCTGCTGACCCAGGACCTTGTCAAGCAGGTGATGCTCACCCGTTTCGCGGTGTCGAGCGCGCCCTACACGCCGCCTGAGGTCTTGAGCGGTGTGGTCAACCTCGGCTTCGTGGTCTTTCCGAAGTATCGCCTGTTCGTGATCGGTCTCAGCCTCGTGATCTGTCTGCTGACCTGGTTCGTGATCGAGAAGACGCGCGTCGGGGCCATCATCCGCGCGAGCACTGAGAACCCGACCGTCACGCGGGCCTTCGGCATCGACGTGAGCAAGTGGGTGACCGGGGTCTTCGGGGTCGGCGTCGGCCTCGCGGGACTGGCCGGCGTGCTGGCGGCGCCGATCTACTCGGTCGAGCCGTACATGGGGGCCGAACTCATCATCACCACCTTCGCGGTGGTCGTCATCGGCGGGATGGGGAGCATCCTCGGGAGCGTGATTACTGGCTTCGCGGTGGGGGTGCTCGCGGCCATCGGCTCGGCCCTCTATCCACCGATCGCCAATACCCTGGTCTTTATCCTGATGGCGCTCGTGCTGCTGATCCGCCCAAGTGGTCTTTTCGGACTTCCGGAGGGGGCAAGGTGACCGTTATTCCTCGCACCGCCTCTAAAACGGACCGTGAGCGTAATGTGCGCGCGGCGTGGCTGATCGGTCTGGGTCTCGTGCTGCTGGTGCTGCCGCGCCTGATCTATCCGGTGCTCGCGCTCGACATTCTTGCCTGGGGTCTGTTCGCGGTGGCTTTCGATCTGCTGTTCGGCTTTTCGGGCCTGCTTTCCTTCGGCCATGCCGCGTTCTGGGGCTCAAGCGCCTACGCCACCGCCTACCTGCTCGCGCAGGGCCAGAGCGTGCCGGTGGCGATGCTGGGCGGCACGCTTGTCGCGCTGGGCTTGGCGGTGCCGGTCGCCTATCTCAGTGTGCGGAGCGCGGGTATCTACTTTTCGATGATTACGCTCGCTTTCGCCCAGATGCTCTCCTTTCTTGCGTTGCAGTGGACCGACGTGACGGGGGGCGAAAACGGCCTCCAGGGGCTCGCGCGCCCGAACTTCCTCGGGCTCGATCTCAGTGACAGTGTCGTGCGTTATTATTTCGCGCTTGCGGTGTTCACGGCCGGCTTCTCCCTTGCCTACCGCACAGTGCGCAGTCCCTTCGGTCAGGCTTTGCAAGCGGTGCGTGACAATGAGGCGCGCGCGCAGAGTGTCGGCTATAACCCGGTGCGCTTCAAGTTCGTCGCCTTCCTGATCAGTGCCGGCCTTGCCGGGCTTGCGGGTAGTCTGTTCACCTTTGGCCACGGCGTGGTGAGCCTGGAGGTGGTCAACTGGCGCACCTCAGGTGAAGTGGTCATGATGACTTTGCTCGGCGGTACCACCACCCTGTTCGGTCCGGTGATCGGCGCTGGCCTCGTGCTGCTGCTGCGCGACGCCCTCACTACCGCCAACCTCCCTGCCGGCATTGTGACGGGTGTGGTGTTTGTGGTCGTGGTGCTGTTTTTCCGGCGCGGTGTTGTGGGAACCGTGCAGCACTGGTTGCGGCGGAAGTAGCGCCGATCTACGCGGCGCTTCATTCCCGTTCCGTCTCTTAACCTCTTCTTCACTGCTTGGTGGGGAAGAGGCTTTGTTTGGTTCATCGGTTGGCGCCGATGCGTTATTCGAATTTTGTGACTGGGGAGTAATGGCGAAGCCTCTGAGATACACGCTCCTCTAAGTAAAATTTAATATATATGATTAACTCATTTGAGTCCTCGAGCTCTGTCTCTTTCCTCCTTACTCCAGTTGACCTCTTTTCAGCGTGAGCCTGAGCTTGAGGGAGGATGTGTCAGTTGGTGTCCCAGAGGGAAGAGCAGAGGATGAGATGGGGAGTCGCGTTACTAAATATCGTTCCAGTGATGGAACTTTGACGCTCCAGCTTGGGCTTACGCGGGGAGGAAATGCCGTCCAGGGCCTGTAGAAACCCGTCTAGCACGATAAAGAGATAAAAATCTCCTCCCGTAGTGATGCATAAGTGTCTCAGGCTTCTCCCAACTTGAATCGGTGTACCGCCCCTCAAAAAATATCGAGAGGAGTAAACCTCTTTCCTAATTGGATTTAGAGGAGAAGCCTGGTAGAGGTAGAGAGGATCTATGTTCGGAATCCACTATCATTTAAAATTTAGTATTTTAGGAGCGACCTGGATTATGGTCTGCCCCCCGGTACACCCGCATTGGTCACCCAGCCTGCCTATGGTGGTGATCAAGCATGGCCCAGCCCATACAACGGAAATTACCCCCTCACGCCGCACTGCCCAACCTCCTGCACAGCCCGGTGCGAGTCAGGCTGCTGATGATTCCCGGGTCCTACCCCCACGCGGCGATGCTGATGTTCCGCACGGTCGGCGTCTACAGCCTGAACAACTCGACCTTCAATCTCTTCCTGCTGGCCCCGTACAGCGACTTCGGCATCTTCTACCGCCAGCCGCTGACCGCCCTGATCCTGTTCATCATCGTGCTGGCCCCCGTCCTGCCACCGCTACGGAGGCGGCATCAGTCCGGGCAACCCCCGCAGACCGAAGGGCTGACCTACCACAAGAAATAACGAAGGGCGCCAGAGCCAGCGAGAAGGATGCAGAGCAGAACAGACAAACGAAGAGGCCAGTGAGCTGAAGTTCTTCGGCCTTCTTGTGGCCGTTCTCGCGAGGTTCAGGTCAACACGTCCTCGGCGGCGGCGCGGCGCAGGGTCCGGCGGCGCTCGGCGAGTTCGACACGGTCGAAAGCCCAGCGAGCAAGGTCTTTAAGTGAGAGCGTGAGCAGGGTGAGCAGCAGGATCGGCCAGACGAGTTGTTCCGGGGTATCGAGCCAGGTCCAGCGGGCCTGAGTGATCAGCTGACCGAGGTCAGCATTTTGCAGCAGCTGCTCTATGTCCTGCACGCGGTCAAACGAATCGGAGAAGGCCAGCTGCACCACCGGCTGATCATGAAATCCCAGGGCGCCGAGTTCCATCAGCCACAGGAAAACGGCGCTGAAAGCCGCCGCCAGCATCGCCGGTAGACTGGGGCGCAGATGCGGCCATAGGTGGATCCGCAAAATATGCCGGCCACGGCCACCCAGCGCGAGGGCCCCTTCCAGGAAAGGCTCACGCATCACGCTGCTCATCCGCACTGTGACCAGCCGCGCGGTCAGCAGCAGGACGCCGAGCACGAGCGCGACACGGAAGGCCCCCGGCCCGAGCAGCAGGACAGTGGCCACCAGCAGCAGGGTTTCACCGGTCAGGGGCAGCGAACGCCGGCGCCAGGCCAGCGCGAGCCCGAGAACGAGCCCGGGCAGAAAACCGAGCGTCACCACCCCGAGTGACAGCCGGAGCGAACGCGCCAGGCCCCGGGCGTTCAGGCAACCCGAGTCGCGTCCCCCCCGGTCCGTCCCGAAGGGAGCCGCCGGTTGCCCGGCCCGCAGCGGAGGAAACAGCAATTCACCCTCGACGCCGCTCAGGTCAGCGGGGTCCACCGCGGCCCCCGACGCTGCGACGACAGGCCGGACCGGGCATTCCTGACGCGGGGCAAGCAGCGCGAGCAGCAGCAGCGGCAACAGCAAAAAACGCATCAGCGCGTCTCCTCACCGCTGCGGGGACGCGGATCGAGCCGCAGGGCCAGCCGCACGAACAGCGCCGACCCCCAGGCCCCGAGCAGCAACCACAGCAGCAGTGCGCCCGAGAGCGCCTGCAGCTCAAAAGCGGCGCCGCCTGTCGGGGGAACAAGGGGCACGGCCCCCGGGGGACGCACCGCAAACGCTCCTTGCAGGGCAACGTAGAGGGTATTGCCCAGACCCGGGAACTGAAGGAGGCCTTCCATCACCACCAGCGCAAGCCCGAGCCCGAACACCTCACCGCTCAGGGTGCCGGCCCGCTCGGCGAGGCTGACCCGCAGAGCGCGGCGCTCGACGGCCCGCTCGCTCAGGCCCATCGCGCGGGCCGTCCGGGTGTGGTCGGCGGCGAGGGCCTGCCGGCGCGCTTCTTCGGTGGCGAGCGACGCCCGCGCGGCCACGGGCAGGGTGAGCGCCACCGTAAACAGACCCAGCATCAGTGGCGACCAGGGCGTGAGAGGGAAATCGGCGCCGCGCGCGAGGGTAAGGCTCAGCCCCCCCCAGATCCCCAGAACAAGCAGCAGGAACTGCGGCGTGCCTTCGAGCACCCAGAGTGCAGGCCTCACCAAGCGCCGCAGCGCCCCGGCCAGTCCCCAGGCAAGCAGCAGCGCGAGGCCGAGGTAAGAGGCACTCAGCGCCGCCTGGGTCAGCACCTCGCGAAAGACTTCGGGGCGGCCCAGGCCGAGCAGAACCGAGGGATAGCGCGCCAGACGTTCAGGAAGCGGCACCGTCCGCTGCACCCCGAGCAGCACGATAAAGTGGAGACTGAGAAGCCCAAGCGCGCGGCGCATACGCGCAGCTTATACGGAACTCTTCTTCGGAGCTGTCGATGTCGGACAGCCCACTCCCCTCGGTTCCGTCTCGACTTTAGTTTTCGAAACCGGATGAGTCGGTTCGGGACGCTGCGCGGCGCTTTTCCCACGCCAGAGCTCTGGCAATCGCATCTGCCGGGCTCAGCTGGGGCAGCCAGCCCAGGGGCGCGTGACCGCTGCTGGCACTCGGGCTGCACATCCCCCGCGGGCAGCTTGCCGCGAACAATGCTCACGGGAAAGTGCACGGAAAAGCGCCACCGCTTCCCTCTCCCGGGCCCCGAAGGCCTCGCGGCCCGGGCCTCTTTTCCCAATATTGTCTTGAGCCGCGCGCTACCGGGCCCGCAGCCGGGAAGGATAGCGTGGGGCATGACGGCTTCTGTTTTCCTGTCCTCGGCCCTGGCCCGCACCCTCGACCTCCGGGTTCCGTCCAACCGCTGGGCCGCGGCCGGCCTGCTCGGCGGCGCGGCGCTGGCGCGACTCGGTGGGCGCTCGTGGGTGAGCAGTGCGAGCACGGGCCTCAGCGCCTTCGCAGCCTGGGCGACCGCCCGCGAACTCGACCCCGACCACCCCATGACCGCCAACGCCGCGCTGCCGGTGACGCTCGCGCTCGCCCTGCTCGAGAAGGAAGAAAATACAGCGCAGGCGGCCGGGAATATTCTGGCCGCGCTGGTGGCGCTGAGCAGCGCCCGCATCCTGACGGCGAGTGTGGGTCGGGTGCCCAGCGCCACCGATCAGGCCGCGCTGGCCGCGCAGGCGGTGATGGGCGCGGCCGCCGGGCAGCACGCGGCGGCCCTGCTGCCCGGCGCCTCACTCGCGCTCTCGGCCCAGCAAAACGACGAGTTCGCCCTCAAGGAAAGCTGGAGCGCCGCCGCCGCACTGATTGCCGGCTTGCTGCCTGCCCTCCTGAGCACCCACGCCCCGGGCAAGGCGGGGATGGCGGAGCTGGCGACCGCCGGAGCGCTGCTCGCCGCGCCACAGCTGCTCGAACGGCGCGCGGTGAGCAGCGAGACCGACGCGGGCCACTCCACCATCTCCTCCGAGCGGGTGCATCTCTCACACCTGCTGGCCCTCGGGGGCCTCGCGCTCGGCGGCGTGCTGGGACAGAGCCGCGCCCAGCTGCCCTTGGCGGTGGCGACGCTGGCGACGGCCGTCATGCGGCGGGGAGAAGCGCAGGCAAGATCCTAGCGCCCTGGTCCGCCGTGAAGGGCCAGCCTCAGCCCTTGGCGTGGGGATCGCTGCTGGTCTGGAGACGGGCCTTTTCATCCTGCTGAGACTGCTCGACATGCTTGGTGACCTGCTCGGCCACCCCGCCGGGAAGCTCCTCACGTGACACCGGCTGCACCGGCGTTTCGCTCGGCGGCGGCATGACATTTCCGAGGCGCACCATCACCTCGACCTGCTCGCGGGTGCGGGCGAGCGAGCCCTGCGCGAAGCGGCGCTGGAGCATCCGCCCGAAAAGGCGGAATCCGAGGCGATAGAAGGGGTTGGCAATGTGCCCCGTCTTCGACACCGAGTGGATTTTCATGATCACCCGTCCGGTCCCGAGTTGCTTGTGCACGGTGAACTCGATCTGGCCCTGCTCGAAGTGACCTTCGAGGGTGCGGTAGTTGTAACCCCAGACCGCTTCCTCCAGGCCGTCGGGCGTGGTGCGGACCTCGTCAATCACGCCACTCACCCGCACGCCAAACCAGAAGGTGAAGAAGAGAAAGCGCCCGCGCAGCACCATCACGCGCTGCTCGAGCGGCGTGTCGGGCTCGAAGATACCGGTGATCAGGCCGGGGGGCGGAAAGGAGTAGTTGCGCAGCACCTGTTGCGCGGCGCGGAACGGACCCTGGGGCTCAGGCGGACCCGGCGCCTCGCCCGGCAGTTCCTGCTCGTAGTCGTCGATATGCCAGCCGGTCGCGGTGGTGCACTCGCTGAGGCGCTCGGCGTCGAAGCTGTCTTTGGCTTTGGCGTACGCCTCCAGCCGGGCCTTTTGCAGCTCGTGCAGGGGAGGCCGGGGCGCGCGGCTCACTCGGCTTCCGCCTTAACCACCGGGTGCAGGTCTTCTTCGTAGAGGGTCCGCACCTGCACGTCCCCGATCTTCTCGCCCCCGCTCTGCTCGGCGACGCGCTCACAAAACGCCACCCAGGTCTGCTCCTGCATCTTTTTTCCGACGCCCACCGTGTCGTAGGCAAAAGACACCAGCCCGTCACGCGAGCGGGCGAGCGAGCGGATCTCGAAGTGGAAAGCGTCCGGAAAATGCTCGAGCGGTTCGATGAAAAAGCGGATGTCGCCGGCTTCCGGGTGGCCTTCGAGGGTGCGGAGTTCGAAGTGGGTGTCGCTGACGTCCGTCACCCGCACGTCGCCGTTCCAGGGACCGAGGATCTTGATGGCGAACTCGTCGCCGGGCCGCAGCGTGCCGGTCGAGCCCTTGCTCTTCTCGAAATCGGCGAGCAGCCCGGGCGCGTAGTCGGCGATGTTGAGCTGGATGTCGGCCATCAGCTCCTGAATGGAGCGCTGCGAGCCCTGCACCTCGACCCAGTAGCGCCGCTCGATCAGCTTTCCCGCTCCGTCGCTCTGCACTTGTTCGTCTTTGGGCATGGGTCCAGTGTGCGGCATGGAGGAGCCCGCTGGGTTTCCCGAAATGCCCGAGCTAAATGCTTGGTCAAGGCTGGCCGCTGATCCCGATCAGGGTACTCTCCCCTTCCCGCGCGGCGACGTACTGGAGCAGGTCACCGCCCCGGTCGAAAAACGCAGCGTAGTTGCCCACGTTGATGTCCTCGTCGGTCAGTTGCCGGTAGCCCGCCGCCGTCAGGACCGGCACGAGCGCGCGCGGTTGCCAGCCCGGGACGCGGTACTGCTCGATGCGCGACTCGCCCCGGC
The genomic region above belongs to Deinococcus reticulitermitis and contains:
- a CDS encoding 3-hydroxybutyrate dehydrogenase — protein: MTQPSPSSTETRVALVTGGTSGIGLAIAERLTRDGLRVAVLDLDRPQARVVAAERGLAFIGADLARREDCRRAVEETVVALGGLDVLVNNAGFQHIDPVRDFPEDTWDTMLHVMLTAPFLLSKYAWAHLTRSGQGRIINVASIHGHVASPFKSAYVSAKHGLIGLTRTAALEAGEQGLTVNAICPGYVRTPLVEGQIADQARTRGLSPQEVEQKVMLEPAAIKRLLDPQDVAALASYVASPAAWGMTGAVLDLDLGWTAR
- a CDS encoding ABC transporter ATP-binding protein, with amino-acid sequence MTSVAGPAPQPRAAAHAGRPVALEARRLVKDFRGFRATNEVDLPIFEGEIHAIIGPNGAGKTTLFNLLSGFLKPTSGEVHLFGERIDTLEPYQIVRRGLSRSFQISSVFPTLTVLDNVLVALQSPTALPGQFWTPLSRLRALTPQAEAILEDVGLGSAHTRLAADLSHGEKRQLEIGISMTQNPRVLLLDEPTSGMGSEGIHRVIALVRQVARGRTVVLVEHNMSVVSELADHITVLQYGSVLATGSYDEVRRDPRVIEAYLGEEGHA
- a CDS encoding ABC transporter ATP-binding protein; amino-acid sequence: MSVPAPIPTVSPATPGAAPLLEVRNLNAYYGQSHVLHDINLRVHPGEVVSLIGRNGAGKTTTLKSIMGVLRSRTGQITFGGQDILRLPSNRVAARGVAWVPEERAILSTLSVKENLELPPVRPGGWTTERAYQAFPVLRERGHHPGSKLSGGEQQMLAMVRVLRSGPKLLLLDEPSEGLAPVIVQSIGRIIAELQREGLAVLLVEQNLRFATRLADRHYVFVDGKIVEEVQRDEVPARHGDLLRYLSV
- a CDS encoding ABC transporter substrate-binding protein; the protein is MKRTQRTTLTLLAGLLALGAAQAQKLSDNTIKIGVLTDLSGVYSEITGQGSVKAAQMAAADFMKANKSYAGKVQVVGVDHQNKADVAANKASEMIDRQNVDVLMDLPTSSAALAASNVAKSKKVPVMVVTGGTTALTNESCNKYTFHYAYDNYMLANGTGTAVTKRGGNSWYVIYPNYAFGQDLNRQMTAAIQENKGRLAAPSDATPFPNTDFSSYLLKAQSLKPKVFGTMQAGADLVNVVKQYNEFGLRKQGIGLGIGLLFETDVSALGQDAFAGALATVPWFWNLDARSRVWAQTFEKSFGKKPTWAQAGVYSATMTYLQAVARAKSDDGDAVVKALEGHRFSDFFARNAQIRPQDHRVILDVYTVQVKSKAQAKENGDYFSRVATIPAARAFQPLAESKCKM
- a CDS encoding branched-chain amino acid ABC transporter permease, with product MNTQLLLIQVFNGLVNGAFYALLSLGLAVIFGMLRIVNFAHGALYMLGAFTAFALGQAFGLGFWPSLILAPLLVGVLGMILERTLLSRLYGLESSYNLLLTFGLTLLTQDLVKQVMLTRFAVSSAPYTPPEVLSGVVNLGFVVFPKYRLFVIGLSLVICLLTWFVIEKTRVGAIIRASTENPTVTRAFGIDVSKWVTGVFGVGVGLAGLAGVLAAPIYSVEPYMGAELIITTFAVVVIGGMGSILGSVITGFAVGVLAAIGSALYPPIANTLVFILMALVLLIRPSGLFGLPEGAR
- a CDS encoding branched-chain amino acid ABC transporter permease, with product MTVIPRTASKTDRERNVRAAWLIGLGLVLLVLPRLIYPVLALDILAWGLFAVAFDLLFGFSGLLSFGHAAFWGSSAYATAYLLAQGQSVPVAMLGGTLVALGLAVPVAYLSVRSAGIYFSMITLAFAQMLSFLALQWTDVTGGENGLQGLARPNFLGLDLSDSVVRYYFALAVFTAGFSLAYRTVRSPFGQALQAVRDNEARAQSVGYNPVRFKFVAFLISAGLAGLAGSLFTFGHGVVSLEVVNWRTSGEVVMMTLLGGTTTLFGPVIGAGLVLLLRDALTTANLPAGIVTGVVFVVVVLFFRRGVVGTVQHWLRRK
- a CDS encoding DUF1990 domain-containing protein, whose amino-acid sequence is MSRAPRPPLHELQKARLEAYAKAKDSFDAERLSECTTATGWHIDDYEQELPGEAPGPPEPQGPFRAAQQVLRNYSFPPPGLITGIFEPDTPLEQRVMVLRGRFLFFTFWFGVRVSGVIDEVRTTPDGLEEAVWGYNYRTLEGHFEQGQIEFTVHKQLGTGRVIMKIHSVSKTGHIANPFYRLGFRLFGRMLQRRFAQGSLARTREQVEVMVRLGNVMPPPSETPVQPVSREELPGGVAEQVTKHVEQSQQDEKARLQTSSDPHAKG
- a CDS encoding DUF1990 family protein; its protein translation is MPKDEQVQSDGAGKLIERRYWVEVQGSQRSIQELMADIQLNIADYAPGLLADFEKSKGSTGTLRPGDEFAIKILGPWNGDVRVTDVSDTHFELRTLEGHPEAGDIRFFIEPLEHFPDAFHFEIRSLARSRDGLVSFAYDTVGVGKKMQEQTWVAFCERVAEQSGGEKIGDVQVRTLYEEDLHPVVKAEAE